A stretch of Polypterus senegalus isolate Bchr_013 chromosome 3, ASM1683550v1, whole genome shotgun sequence DNA encodes these proteins:
- the LOC120526710 gene encoding protein CD300H-like — MVQEGKPQGLPWCPSLEGRALCELRSALMSQTHRQAAGIDTRLPELLINLLFTASTYARLTEGIIFRGSEGGRLEIKCKYDCERKLNNKYFCRHPCNSNEHVIIKSSKPETLTINDRFSIFDHTSSCYFTVMVDKARATDSGRHYCGIEVFLYWDDYTEVLIDVTRRFCLRQGSAVQPT, encoded by the exons ATGGTGCAAGAAGGCAAACCACAAGGGCTGCCATGGTGTCCGTCTCTGGAGGGCAGGGCTTTATGTGAACTGAGATCTGCTCTCATGAGTCAGACTCACAGACAAGCAGCAGGCATTGACACGAGGTTGCCTGAGCTTTTGATCAATCTTCTGTTCACAG ctTCCACTTATGCAAGATTAACTGAAGGCATTATTTTTAGAGGATCAGAAGGTGGAAGACTAGAGATAAAATGCAAGTATGACTGTGAACGCAAGCTTAACAACAAGTACTTCTGCCGACATCCATGTAACAGCAATGAACATGTCATTATCAAGTCTAGTAAACCAGAAACCCTCACAATTAATGACAGATTCTCCATTTTTGATCACACTTCTTCCTGCTACTTCACTGTGATGGTGGACAAGGCTCGTGCTACCGACTCTGGAAGGCACTACTGTGGGATTGAAGTCTTTCTCTATTGGGATGACTACACCGAGGTGCTCATTGACGTCACAAGAA